The Montipora foliosa isolate CH-2021 chromosome 14, ASM3666993v2, whole genome shotgun sequence genome window below encodes:
- the LOC137985392 gene encoding putative leucine-rich repeat-containing protein DDB_G0290503, with the protein MSFFSRSRRSKASSSEKGTSQRSGENIQEALGQHTKSCSDVGTSLFSGMTFTTLPSTTASKDLTLMGHSELLMSSKEQSAPTETSQATVPDVINFHANPDSKLLPEPIQPIPINISQQFNEVAPKKKRTRHIVRPGYARQPEAKATCNLGGKTSDVTEEKSCKNAEQEDAAKEVAGNTKISLQDHVSISSPPTPLYSIGTPSSSEENVNQDHERSVVTSSFVEMLSEGSTTDDLDVDIQNQGDSYNNLEEVIDTFSIGSGCHNDDSGPERSDKNFENSMPQECEETDCCSELDTNFSDVLNHPLESYVMLDGASSLSDNVAHDGFDRQIVELQTDLELNEADLKQELRTPQLVDNHGCATCVEAPVLSVSCFDEGNYTSFSSTNKLSTILQSIDLQLASLSEDKRSLISFEEEVLKVYSETESDEHKKRQQVTELQKEESQALATDNYDLAEKISSRIDQLKEDLESSRYRLPANDDKVGRLLKLRAEIAKREVEIYRDSQCTLEQLHEEQQECLTSHLEIMSTWSVREKQRLSADRQRLERAKDHLKLDKEHMEAENMELNKEILEQTKEFQIRKDELVRERGSLQDEIVELEAKLAMLKEKEAKFTEAIQLEENKIKSVQMTFSTQQSRLDKQQHEIEAREKSLEEELDSLLSNQKHYDEKTAEFIVKEKELTGVLSTASQELIKFNDILKELVREQSFVQEFFSMEHFSFVTDSKLTSLQAKHKAVSQQIKSLSNKIQMRQRSADTLRKRLNLTESQIFDLDAAKEIAKQERNFKEAKRLKEEREALHQEGVKGQDELESSLKQIVEDKKSLEEYEQESNELDKQISEQDSIAALVMVEKAALIIRQLREKINRISDHSLVKTLLKIEAKTCQNIISDLCQKHGISMPDVEQSQIVNQEDLEERTFEKQQITPREVVLEEDKENSSKLLAKLNELEARLEAAVEVEDFDEADRLQEEINRVKQIVE; encoded by the exons ATGTCGTTTTTTAGTCGATCAAGGCGATCAAAGGCTTCTTCGTCAGAAAAAGGAACATCTCAGAGATCTGGAGAAAATATTCAAGAGGCTTTG GGCCAACACACCAAAAGCTGCAGTGATGTGGGCACATCTTTGTTCAGTGGGATGACATTTACAACTCTTCCTTCAACCACAGCCAGCAAAGACCTAACCTTGATGGGTCACTCTGAATTATTAATGTCATCAAAAGAGCAAAGTGCTCCAACTGAAACATCCCAGGCAACTGTACCAGATGTCATTAATTTCCATG CCAATCCAGATTCAAAACTCCTGCCTGAACCAATTCAGCCCATACCAATCAACATTTCACAACAATTTAATGAAGTGGCACCAAAGAAGAAAAGAACTCGGCATATTGTCAGGCCTGGGTATGCAAGACAGCCTGAAGCTAAGGCTACTTG TAACCTTGGTGGAAAGACTTCTGATGTGACTGAAGAGAAGTCTTGCAAAAATGCAGAACAAGAAGATGCTGCCAAAGAAG TTGCTGGAAATACTAAAATTAGTCTGCAAGATCATGTCTCCATCTCTTCACCTCCGACTCCATTGTACTCAATAGGAACACCATCATCATCAGAAGAAAACGTGAACCAAGATCATGAGAGATCTGTGGTTACCAGCAGCTTTGTAGAAATGTTAAGTGAAGGATCCACAACAGATGATTTGGATGTAGATATTCAAAATCAGGGCGACAGTTATAACAACCTGGAGGAGGTTATAGACACTTTTAGCATTGGAAGTGGATGTCATAATGATGATTCAGGACCAGAGAGATCTGACAAAAACTTTGAGAACTCTATGCCTCAGGAATGTGAGGAAACTGATTGCTGTTCAGAACTTGATACCAATTTTTCTGACGTGCTTAACCATCCTCTGGAATCATATGTTATGTTGGATGGTGCTTCCTCCCTAAGTGACAATGTTGCTCATGATGGGTTTGACAGACAAATTGTAGAATTGCAAACTGACCTCGAGTTAAATGAAGCTGATCTCAAGCAGGAACTACGTACACCACAGTTAGTGGATAACCATGGATGTGCCACCTGTGTGGAGGCACCTGTATTAAGTGTGTCTTGTTTTGATGAAGGCAACTATACTAGCTTCAGCAGCACAAACAAACTTAGCACCATATTGCAATCAATTGACTTACAGCTGGCATCTTTAAG tgaGGACAAAAGATCCCTTATAAGCTTTGAGGAAGAGGTGCTCAAGGTTTACTCAGAGACAGAGAGTGATGAGCATAAGAAAAGGCAACAAGTTACAGAACTCCAAAAGGAGGAAAGTCAAGCTCTGGCAACTGACAACTATGATTTGGCTGAGAAAATTAGCAGTAGAATTGATCAGCTCAAAGAAGATTTAGAATCCTCTCGTTACAGATTGCCAGCAAATGACGATAAG gtTGGAAGGCTTCTAAAGCTAAGAGCAGAAATAGCTAAAAGAGAAGTTGAAATTTACAGAGACAGTCAGTGCACACTGGAACAATTACACGAGGAACAGCAAGAGTGTTTAACAAGTCACTTGGAAATTATGTCTACTTGGAGTGTGAGGGAAAAGCAGCGCTTGAGTGCTGATAGACAGAGACTAGAAAGAGCTAAGGACCACTTGAAGCTTGACAAGGAACACATGGAAGCAGAGAATATGGAATTAAACAAAGAGATTTTAGAGCAAACGAAGGAGTTTCAAATAAGAAAAGATGAACTTGTGAGAGAGAGAGGGTCACTTCAA GATGAAATAGTAGAACTGGAAGCAAAGCTAGCTATGTTAAAGGAGAAGGAGGCCAAGTTTACTGAAGCTATTCAACTGGAAGAGAACAAGATTAAATCAGTTCAAATGACATTTAGTACTCAACAGAGCAGGCTTGATAAACAGCAACATGAAATAGAAGCAAGGGAGAAGTCGCTGGAGGAAGAATTG GACTCTTTGTTGTCAAACCAGAAACACTATGATGAAAAAACAGCAGAATTTATTGTGAAGGAGAAAGA GTTAACTGGTGTTCTCTCCACTGCTTCTCAAGAGCTAATTAAATTCAATGATATTCTCAAAGAGTTAGTCAGGGAGCagtcctttgttcaggaatttTTCAGCATGGAACATTTTAGTTTTGTCACAGACTCCAAGCTGACAAG TCTTCAAGCAAAGCATAAAGCAGTATCCCAACAGATAAAGAGTCTGTCAAACAAAATCCAAATGAGGCAGAGAAGTGCTGATACTCTGCGGAAACGTCTGAACCTGACCGAATCTCAGATTTTTGACCTGGACGCCGCGAAGGAGATCGCGAAACAAG AAAGAAATTTCAAGGAAGCTAAACGGCTGAAGGAGGAACGAGAAGCGCTGCACCAAGAGGGTGTCAAAGGCCAAGATGAGCTTGAGTCTTCTTTGAAACAAATAGTTGAGGATAAGAAATCACTGGAGGAATATGAGCAAGAGAGCAATGAATTAGACAAGCAAATCAGCGAACAGGATAGTATTGCTG CTCTGGTCATGGTGGAAAAGGCAGCTCTTATCATTCGACAACTGCGAGAGAAAATTAACAG AATCAGTGATCACAGTCTTGTGAAGACGTTGTTGAAAATTGAAGCTAAAACTTGCCAA AATATAATTTCAGACTTGTGTCAAAAACATGGTATTTCGATGCCAGATGTGGAACAAAGTCAAATCGTTAATCAAGAAGACCTAGAG GAAAGAACATTTGAAAAGCAGCAAATCACTCCACGTGAGGTAGTCTTAGAAGAAGATAAAGAGAATAGTTCAAAGCTTTTGGCGAAACTTAACGAACTGGAGGCGAGATTGGAAGCTGCAGTCGAGGTTGAGGATTTTGATGAAGCTGATA GATTACAGGAAGAAATAAACCGTGTAAAACAGATTGTGGAGTAA